A region from the Corylus avellana chromosome ca7, CavTom2PMs-1.0 genome encodes:
- the LOC132188600 gene encoding mitogen-activated protein kinase homolog MMK2 — MDSGSGSGEPNIRGVPTHGGSYLQYNVYGNLFEVSRKYVPPIRPVGRGAYGIVCAAKNAETHEEVAIKKIGNAFDNRIDAKRTLREIKLLQHMDHENVIVIKDIIRPPQKENFNDVYIVYELMDTDLHQIIRSNQQLTDDHCRYFLYQLLRGLKYVHSANVLHRDLKPSNLLLNANCDLKIGDFGLARTTSETDFMTEYVVTRWYRAPELLLNCSEYTAAIDIWSVGCILGEIMTRQPLFPGKDYVHQLRLITELIGSPDDSSLGFLRSDNARRYVRQLPQFPRQQFSSRFPNMSAGAVDLLEKMLVFDPNRRITVGEALCHPYLAPLHDINEEPVCLRPFSFDFEQPSFTEENIKELIWRESVKFNPDPTY; from the exons ATGGATTCGGGCTCTGGTTCTGGCGAGCCTAACATCAGAGGGGTACCTACCCATGGTGGAAGCTACCTTCAGTATAATGTGTACGGCAACCTCTTCGAGGTTTCCCGCAAGTACGTCCCTCCTATACGGCCCGTTGGGAGAGGCGCTTATGGGATTGTTTG TGCTGCTAAGAATGCGGAGACACATGAGGAGGTTGCCATTAAGAAGATTGGCAATGCTTTTGACAACAGAATAGATGCCAAGAGGACTTTACGAGAAATTAAACTTCTTCAGCACATGGATCATGAAAAT GTCATTGTGATCAAAGACATCATACGACCTCCACAAAAGGAGAACTTCAATGATGTCTACATTGTTTATGAATTAATGGACACTGATCTTCATCAGATCATACGTTCCAATCAACAATTGACAGATGATCATTGTCGG TATTTTCTGTATCAACTGTTACGAGGGCTCAAATATGTACATTCGGCAAATGTTTTGCATCGTGATTTAAAGCCCAGCAATCTGCTTCTGAATGCAAATTGTGACCTCAAGATTGGAGACTTTGGGCTTGCGAGGACAACATCTGAAACTGATTTCATGACTGAGTATGTTGTTACTCGTTGGTACCGAGCACCAGAACTGCTCCTTAATTGTTCAGAATACACTGCAGCAATTGATATTTGGTCGGTGGGTTGCATACTTGGTGAAATCATGACAAGACAACCTCTGTTCCCTGGCAAAGATTATGTTCATCAGCTGAGACTTATTACTGAA CTCATAGGTTCACCGGATGACTCCAGCCTTGGGTTTTTACGAAGTGATAATGCTCGAAGATATGTTAGACAGCTACCTCAGTTCCCAAGGCAACAATTCTCATCTAGATTTCCAAATATGTCCGCTGGTGCTGTTGATTTGCTGGAAAAGATGCTTGTATTTGATCCAAACAGGCGCATTACTG TTGGAGAGGCATTGTGTCACCCATACTTGGCACCTCTTCATGATATCAATGAGGAGCCTGTTTGCCTGAGGCCTTTCAGTTTTGATTTTGAGCAACCATCATTTACTGAAGAAAATATTAAGGAGCTCATCTGGAGAGAGTCAGTAAAGTTCAACCCAGATCCAACTTATTGA
- the LOC132186137 gene encoding protein BPS1, chloroplastic-like → MSRPQEPHQPFFPFGNPFRMLSPKGSHLSKKLLLQLNTFEENLAERLRNLNPKDKNDILSLSWMKSAMESLCNTHNDIKDLIFELELPVSDWDEKWIDVYLDISVNLLDICIAFSSELSRLNQGNLLLQCVLHNLESASSNVFIRASSSLDSWRQHINAKNPRLENCFTILDKLEASLDLPKVKNSAKGKVLMRAMYGVKVQTVFICSVFAAAFSGSERKLLHLRVSEKYKWAQDFTDLQGNINGEIRNIFSSGGVKVLKELEVVDTSVKKLYPMIQEGVDLVEVEEAFQNSVSDLGRGTEKLMQGLDLLSKEVDGFFQIVLTGRDTLLGNLRSNGALSDTMLDVA, encoded by the coding sequence ATGAGTCGTCCACAGGAACCACACCAgcctttctttccttttggaAATCCTTTCCGTATGTTATCACCCAAGGGTTCTCATTTGTCTAAAAAGCTTCTTTTACAACTGAACACTTTTGAGGAAAACTTGGCAGAAAGGCTGAGAAATCTTaacccaaaagacaaaaatgacatCCTTAGCTTGTCGTGGATGAAGTCAGCAATGGAGTCACTTTGCAACACTCATAACGACATAAAAGATCTCATATTTGAGCTTGAGCTCCCTGTGAGTGATTGGGATGAGAAATGGATTGATGTGTACTTGGACATCAGTGTAAATTTGCTTGATATATGCATTGCTTTTAGCTCTGAGCTCTCAAGATTAAACCAGGGAAATCTCTTGCTTCAGTGTGTACTCCACAATTTGGAGTCTGCCTCTTCAAATGTGTTTATCCGGGCCAGTTCTTCACTCGATAGCTGGAGACAGCATATTAATGCAAAGAACCCTAGACTCGAGAACTGTTTCACCATTTTGGACAAGCTTGAGGCATCACTGGATCTTCCCAAGGTTAAGAACTCAGCCAAAGGTAAGGTTTTGATGCGTGCTATGTATGGGGTTAAGGTGCAGACAGTATTTATCTGTAGCGTTTTTGCTGCAGCCTTCTCTGGTTCTGAAAGAAAGTTGTTACATTTGCGTGTTTCTGAGAAATATAAGTGGGCACAAGATTTTACTGATCTGCAGGGTAACATTAATGGGGAAATTAGAAATATATTTTCCAGTGGAGGAGTTAAAGTTTTGAAAGAGCTTGAGGTAGTTGATACAAGTGTCAAGAAATTGTATCCCATGATCCAAGAGGGTGTGGACCTGGTTGAAGTGGAAGAAGCATTCCAGAACTCTGTTTCTGATTTGGGAAGGGGAACAGAGAAACTTATGCAAGGACTAGATCTTCTCTCAAAGGAAGTGGATGGCTTTTTCCAAATAGTTTTAACTGGGCGTGATACTCTCCTTGGTAATCTAAGATCGAATGGTGCTCTCTCCGACACAATGCTTGATGTAGCATGA
- the LOC132186136 gene encoding probable serine/threonine-protein kinase At1g01540: protein MSVYDAAFVNTELSKPTSIFGLRLWVVIGIFVGSLIVLALFLLSLCFTSRRNRHPKHTKRTATPPISKEIQEIVPAPHAEIQIEIGKLEHRVVTVSDRYSSGESKGTAALETGPVGSGNVAVGPEVSHLGWGRWYTLRELEAATNGLCEENVIGEGGYGIVYSGLLPDGTRVAVKNLLNNRGQAEKEFKVEVETIGRVRHKNLVRLLGYCVEGAYRMLVYEYVDNGNLDQWLQGDVGNVSPLTWDIRMNIILGTAKGLAYLHEGLEPKVVHRDVKSSNILLDRQWNAKVSDFGLAKLLCSEMSYVTTRVMGTFGYVAPEYACTGMLNEKSDVYSFGILIMEIISGRSPVDYSRPQGEVNLVDWLKNMVGNRKSEEVVDPKLPEMPASKALKRVLLVALRCVDPDATKRPKMGHVIHMLEADDLLFRDERRIGKDNEPENHSVSKLADRQLGGETSETSEGNSGRNHHQLTRWR from the exons atgtcgGTGTACGACGCGGCGTTTGTGAACACAGAGCTGTCGAAGCCAACGTCAATCTTCGGGCTCCGACTCTGGGTGGTGATTGGTATATTCGTGGGCTCGCTTATCGTGCTGGCACTGTTCCTCCTCTCACTCTGCTTCACCTCTCGCCGCAACCGCCACCCCAAGCACACCAAACGCACCGCCACCCCACCCATCTCCAAAGAAATCCAGGAAATCGTGCCTGCGCCGCATGCGGAGATCCAAATCGAGATCGGGAAGCTGGAGCACCGCGTGGTGACGGTGTCGGATCGGTACTCGAGCGGGGAGAGCAAGGGGACGGCGGCGCTCGAGACGGGCCCGGTGGGGAGCGGGAACGTGGCGGTGGGGCCGGAGGTGTCGCACCTGGGTTGGGGCCGGTGGTACACTCTCAGGGAGCTGGAGGCCGCCACCAATGGGCTGTGCGAAGAGAATGTGATCGGCGAAGGTGGGTATGGGATTGTGTATAGTGGGCTCTTGCCTGATGGCACCAGAGTCGCCGTCAAAAACCTCTTGAACAACAG GGGTCAAGCTGAGAAGGAATTTAAAGTGGAGGTCGAAACAATTGGGCGTGTGCGGCACAAGAATCTCGTCAGGTTGCTTGGATATTGTGTTGAGGGTGCATACAG GATGCTTGTGTATGAGTATGTTGACAATGGCAATCTGGACCAATGGCTTCAGGGTGATGTTGGTAATGTCAGCCCTTTAACATGGGATATTCGTATGAACATTATATTGGGAACAGCAAAAGG ATTGGCCTATCTTCACGAGGGTCTCGAACCAAAGGTCGTTCATCGAGATGTAAAATCTAGCAACATACTACTTGATCGTCAATGGAATGCTAAGGTATCTGATTTTGGGCTTGCTAAGCTCCTGTGTTCTGAGATGAGTTATGTGACAACTCGTGTGATGGGAACATTTGG TTATGTTGCACCCGAGTATGCCTGCACTGGAATGCTGAATGAGAAGAGTGATGTGTACAGCTTTGGGATACTTATCATGGAGATAATTTCTGGGAGAAGCCCTGTTGATTATAGTCGACCACAAGGAGAG GTGAATTTGGTGGATTGGTTAAAAAACATGGTTGGGAACCGAAAATCTGAAGAAGTAGTTGACCCCAAGCTGCCTGAGATGCCAGCTTCAAAGGCACTTAAACGTGTTCTGTTGGTTGCTCTTCGATGTGTTGATCCCGATGCGACAAAGAGGCCAAAAATGGGACATGTGATCCACATGCTTGAGGCAGATGACTTGCTATTTCGTGAT GAACGCCGGATTGGAAAAGATAATGAACCTGAGAATCATTCTGTTTCAAAATTAGCCGATAGACAATTGGGTGGAGAGACTTCTGAGACAAGCGAAGGTAATAGTGGTAGGAACCATCATCAGCTAACTAGATGGAGATAA
- the LOC132186764 gene encoding CAAX prenyl protease 1 homolog, with amino-acid sequence MAFPYMEAVVGFMILMYIFETYLDMRQHAALKLPTLPKTLVGVISQEKFEKSRAYSLDKSHFHFVHELVTILMDSAILFFGVLPWFWKKSGEFVVLAGLNAENEIIHTLAFLAGVMVWSQVTDLPFSLYSTFVIESRHGFNKQTVWLFFRDLFKGICLAVILGPLIVSAIIVIVQKGGPYLAIYLWGFMFALSLVMMTLYPILIAPLFNKFTPLPDGELRVKIEKLASFLNFPLKKLFVVDGSTRSSHSNAYMYGFFKNKRIVLYDTLIQQCKNDEEIVAVIAHELGHWKLNHTMYSFIAVQILTFLQFGGYTLVRNSSDLFQSFGFDTQPVLIGLIIFQHTVIPLQHLVSFALNLVSRSFEFQADAFGKKLGYAAPLRAGLVKLQEENLSAMNTDPWYSAYHYSHPPLVERLAALDEPDKKED; translated from the exons ATGGCGTTTCCGTACATGGAAGCTGTCGTCG GTTTCATGATATTAATGTATATCTTTGAAACTTATTTGGATATGCGGCAACATGCGGCCCTCAAACTGCCGACTCTTCCAAAAACTTTGGTAGGAGTGATCAGccaagagaaatttgaaaaGTCTCGAGCCTATAGTCTTGATAAAAG CCACTTCCATTTTGTTCATGAGTTAGTGACTATATTGATGGATTCTGCAATTTTGTTCTTCGGAGTATTGCCTTGGTTTTGGAAG AAATCGGGAGAATTTGTGGTTCTAGCTGGCCTCAATGCAGAGAATGAAATAATACATACCCTTGCGTTTTTGGCTGGTGTTATGGTTTGGTCACAG GTCACTGACTTGCCATTTTCTCTGTACTCAACTTTTGTGATTGAGTCCCGCCATGGTTTCAACAAA CAAACAGTATGGTTATTCTTTAGGGACTTATTTAAAGGAATTTGCCTTGCTGTTATACTTGGCCCACTTATTGTTTCTGCAATTATTGTAATAGTACAG AAAGGAGGTCCTTATCTGGCAATCTATCTCTGGGGGTTTATGTTTGCTCTTTCTCTTGTGATGATGACACTTTACCCTATTCTAATAGCCCCACTATTTAACAAGTTCACCCCT CTCCCAGACGGTGAGCTCAGggtgaaaattgaaaaacttgCTTCCTTTCTCAATTTTCCTTTGAAGAAGTTGTTCGTTGTTGATGGATCCACAAGGTCGAGCCATAGCAAT GCTTATATGTATGGATTCTTCAAGAACAAGCGGATTGTCCTTTATGACACATTGATTCAGCAG TGCAaaaatgatgaagaaattgtaGCTGTTATTGCTCATGAATTGGGGCATTGGAAACTTAATCATACAATGTACTCATTCATTGCTGTGcag ATTCTtacatttttgcaatttggAGGGTATACTCTTGTGAGAAACTCAAGTGACTTGTTTCAAAGTTTTGGCTTTGATACACAACCCGTACTCATTGGTCTCATCATATTTCAG CACACGGTAATACCTCTCCAGCACCTAGTAAGCTTTGCTCTAAATCTTGTGAGCCGATCTTTTGAGTTTCAG GCTGATGCCTTTGGTAAGAAGCTTGGTTATGCCGCTCCACTTCGAGCTGGTCTTGTGAAACTGCAG GAAGAAAATTTGTCAGCTATGAACACTGATCCTTGGTATTCGGCTTATCACTATTCACATCCCCCCCTTGTGGAAAGATTGGCTGCACTTGATGAACCAGATAAGAAAGAGGACTGA
- the LOC132187608 gene encoding uncharacterized protein LOC132187608 isoform X1 — MAAILSFASITPHLNSHHHTLIFKPNYCPKKYRLRCNGENPGSNSSSSRESEPENALLKIAWYGSELLGIAASFFRSPSNVEAPERVLELAGDGSAVIERAIVVETIKDDFERSYFVTGNLTLDAYEEDCEFADPAGSFKGLRRFKRNCTNFGYLIEKSSKQLMKWEDFEDKGVGHWRFSCIMSFPWKPILSATGYTEYYFDTQSGKVSRHVEHWNVPKMALLKQILRPSRGLWSKRVGA, encoded by the exons ATGGCAGCTATTCTCTCCTTTGCTTCCATCACTCCCCATCTCAATTCCCACCACCACACACTCATTTTCAAACCAAATTACTGTCCCAAAAAGTACAGATTGCGATGCAATGGAGAGAACCCAGGAAGCAATTCTTCGAGTAGTCGAGAATCCGAACCCGAGAATGCGCTGCTCAAGATAGCTTGGTATGGCTCTGAGCTCCTGGGAATTGCTGCTTCGTTCTTCCGTTCCCCGTCAAATGTTGAAGCTCCTGAAAGAGTTCTTGAGCTTGCTGGAGATGGGTCAGCAGTGATTGAGCGTGCCATAGTTGTGGAGACCATCAAAGATGACTTTGAAAGATCATATTTCGTCACAG GGAACCTTACACTTGATGCTTATGAAGAGGATTGTGAATTTGCCGATCCAGCTGGTTCCTTTAAAGGGCTTCGCCGTTTCAAAAGGAATTGTACAAATTTTGGGTACCTTATAGAAAAGTCAAGTAAGCAGCTGATGAAGTGGGAAGACTTTGAG GATAAGGGAGTTGGGCATTGGCGATTTAGCTGTATCATGTCATTTCCTTGGAAGCCCATTCTTTCTG CAACTGGGTATACAGAGTATTATTTTGACACACAATCAGGAAAAGTAAGCAG ACATGTGGAGCACTGGAATGTTCCCAAAATGGCTTTACTGAAGCAAATTCTGAGGCCTAGCAGGGGGTTATGGAGCAAGAGAGTAGGTGCTTAA
- the LOC132187608 gene encoding uncharacterized protein LOC132187608 isoform X2 has translation MAAILSFASITPHLNSHHHTLIFKPNYCPKKYRLRCNGENPGSNSSSSRESEPENALLKIAWYGSELLGIAASFFRSPSNVEAPERVLELAGDGSAVIERAIVVETIKDDFERSYFVTGNLTLDAYEEDCEFADPAGSFKGLRRFKRNCTNFGYLIEKSSKQLMKWEDFEDKGVGHWRFSCIMSFPWKPILSATGYTEYYFDTQSGKTCGALECSQNGFTEANSEA, from the exons ATGGCAGCTATTCTCTCCTTTGCTTCCATCACTCCCCATCTCAATTCCCACCACCACACACTCATTTTCAAACCAAATTACTGTCCCAAAAAGTACAGATTGCGATGCAATGGAGAGAACCCAGGAAGCAATTCTTCGAGTAGTCGAGAATCCGAACCCGAGAATGCGCTGCTCAAGATAGCTTGGTATGGCTCTGAGCTCCTGGGAATTGCTGCTTCGTTCTTCCGTTCCCCGTCAAATGTTGAAGCTCCTGAAAGAGTTCTTGAGCTTGCTGGAGATGGGTCAGCAGTGATTGAGCGTGCCATAGTTGTGGAGACCATCAAAGATGACTTTGAAAGATCATATTTCGTCACAG GGAACCTTACACTTGATGCTTATGAAGAGGATTGTGAATTTGCCGATCCAGCTGGTTCCTTTAAAGGGCTTCGCCGTTTCAAAAGGAATTGTACAAATTTTGGGTACCTTATAGAAAAGTCAAGTAAGCAGCTGATGAAGTGGGAAGACTTTGAG GATAAGGGAGTTGGGCATTGGCGATTTAGCTGTATCATGTCATTTCCTTGGAAGCCCATTCTTTCTG CAACTGGGTATACAGAGTATTATTTTGACACACAATCAGGAAAA ACATGTGGAGCACTGGAATGTTCCCAAAATGGCTTTACTGAAGCAAATTCTGAGGCCTAG
- the LOC132186373 gene encoding sphingoid long-chain bases kinase 2, mitochondrial has translation MSSIYYQIALGRVGVAMAKPSGFRAEQPLAPDLSADRSIHRGGPSSTSPRRDIVFVVNPRGANGRTGKEWKKLLPYLRSRLGRECNICESLTSGPSHAIDITREAIREGADAVIAVGGDGTLHEVVNGFFWDGKPVANHEREVAHPTALGLIPLGTGSDFARTFGWKNDPHEAIERIAKGLRSRIDVGVISREHGELHYFINVADIHLSAKAGYYASRYKRFGNLCYVLGALQAFVGHRNEDLRIRVNEGEWEVYSQVTAICIGNAKYFGGGMKITPNAHPSNGNLEVVILQDFKWYDFILKLHKLYKGTHLSVENVSSKSVQSIEVEHLSGGGSIYIQSDGEHLGFLPRKICNLPAAIEMIC, from the exons atgtcGAGCATTTACTATCAGATAGCATTGGGAAGAGTGGGAGTAGCAATGGCAAAACCCTCGGGTTTCAGAGCCGAGCAACCCCTGGCACCTGATCTCTCCGCCGACCGTTCGATTCACCGAGGCGGGCCCTCCTCCACCTCACCCCGCCGCGACATCGTTTTCGTCGTCAATCCTCGAG GTGCAAATGGTAGAACGGGTAAGGAGTGGAAGAAATTACTTCCGTATTTAAGGTCCCGCCTCGGTAGAGAATGCAAT ATATGTGAATCCTTGACTTCAGGTCCTTCTCATGCAATTGACATAACGAGGGAG GCTATACGGGAGGGTGCAGATGCTGTGATTGCAGTTGGAGGTGATGGAACTCTTCATGAG GTTGTTAATGGCTTCTTCTGGGATGGAAAACCTGTTGCTAATCATGAAAGAGAGGTTGCTCATCCAACTGCACTTGGT CTCATACCCCTGGGGACTGGGTCTGACTTTGCAAGAACATTTGGCTG GAAAAATGATCCTCATGAAGCCATTGAACGCATAGCTAAAG GGCTGAGATCAAGGATAGATGTTGGGGTTATTAGTAGAGAACACGGAGAATTACACTACTTCATTAATGTTGCTGATATTCATTT GAGTGCAAAGGCAggttattatgcttctagataCAAGAGATTCGGAAATTTGTGCTACGTTCTTGGTGCTTTGCAAGCCTTTGTGGGGCACCGTAATGAAGACCTTAGAATCAGG GTCAATGAGGGTGAGTGGGAAGTATATTCTCAAGTGACAGCCATTTGCATAGGAAATGCTAAATATTTTGGTGGTGGCATGAAGATTACACCAAACGCTCACCCTAGCAACGGAAATTTGGAG GTTGTGATTCTTCAGGACTTCAAGTGGTATGACTTTATCCTAAAATTACATAAGCTATACAAGGGAACCCATTTATCGGTGGAAAATGTATCTTCAAAAag TGTGCAGTCAATTGAAGTGGAGCACCTCTCAGGCGGTGGCAGCATATACATTCAATCTGATGGAGAACATTTAGGGTTCCTTCCTAGGAAGATTTGCAATTTACCTGCTGCAATTGAGATGATATGCTGA